A portion of the Aquicoccus sp. G2-2 genome contains these proteins:
- a CDS encoding ATP-binding cassette domain-containing protein, translated as MTAPWAMARGAALTVVVLLMGAALLGLSGWFITATGLAGIAGIGIAFDVFRPSAGVRFLALGRTAARYGERILTHDATLRALAALRVTLLRRQATLGARDLANLRSEAVLTRIVSDVDALDGVVLRLLLPGMAALVTHGLVFVALGWLVGWQVAWAVLGGYAPLAILIFWHLARRSIRPSDAVETQEQRLRHGVIDMIRNRQALILGATLGKRETALMELDAQTRKAARALDLAERNAAAALSVLVAAVAGLALFAGGWMVERGFSGPAIGAIGVFVALALAETLLSLRRGFSDYGRMIGAARRIGGEAKTQPYRADNLETDLAPMPLLAIRKPEVNVSLEAGDTVALTGASGSGKTSLLMQIAGLADGNGITILGRCPDHWPDAALREIVTMVPQRSALIAGTIRENLSLASDASDDTMWRALHAVALDDVIRERGGLDARLSETGAGLSGGQARRLTLARAILKSPRLLLLDEPTEGLDADTAERVLTGIRAALPKAAILAALHRGADHPVFSGQISLR; from the coding sequence ATGACAGCCCCCTGGGCGATGGCGCGAGGCGCGGCGCTGACGGTTGTTGTTCTGTTGATGGGGGCGGCATTGCTGGGCCTGTCAGGCTGGTTCATTACCGCGACAGGGCTTGCGGGCATCGCCGGAATTGGCATCGCCTTTGACGTGTTTCGCCCTTCGGCGGGTGTCCGGTTTCTGGCACTTGGCCGCACCGCCGCACGCTACGGGGAACGGATTCTGACCCATGACGCGACCCTGCGGGCTTTGGCGGCGCTGCGCGTTACACTGCTTCGCCGGCAGGCGACGCTGGGTGCGCGTGATCTGGCCAATTTGCGCAGCGAGGCAGTGTTGACGCGGATTGTGTCGGATGTGGATGCGCTGGACGGAGTCGTGCTGCGTCTGTTGCTGCCGGGGATGGCGGCGCTTGTCACCCATGGGCTGGTCTTTGTGGCGCTTGGCTGGCTGGTTGGCTGGCAGGTCGCCTGGGCCGTTTTGGGCGGCTATGCCCCCTTGGCGATCCTGATCTTCTGGCATTTGGCGCGGCGCAGCATCCGACCCTCGGATGCGGTCGAGACGCAGGAACAGAGGCTGCGGCACGGTGTGATCGACATGATCCGAAATCGCCAAGCGTTGATCCTTGGTGCAACGCTTGGCAAGCGAGAAACGGCGCTGATGGAACTGGATGCGCAGACCCGCAAGGCCGCGCGCGCGTTGGACCTTGCAGAACGGAATGCGGCTGCGGCACTTTCGGTGCTGGTTGCTGCAGTCGCCGGGCTTGCGCTATTCGCTGGCGGGTGGATGGTTGAGCGCGGATTTTCCGGCCCCGCAATTGGCGCCATTGGCGTGTTTGTCGCCTTGGCGCTGGCCGAAACGCTGCTGTCACTGCGGCGCGGTTTTTCCGACTATGGCAGAATGATTGGTGCCGCCCGGCGGATCGGCGGGGAGGCGAAGACACAGCCATATAGAGCCGACAATCTGGAAACGGATTTGGCGCCAATGCCACTTTTGGCAATCCGCAAACCTGAGGTGAACGTCAGCCTTGAGGCCGGAGACACCGTTGCCCTGACCGGAGCAAGCGGCAGTGGCAAGACAAGCCTGCTCATGCAGATTGCCGGGCTTGCCGACGGGAACGGGATAACGATCCTTGGGCGTTGCCCTGATCACTGGCCGGATGCGGCGCTGCGAGAGATCGTTACGATGGTGCCACAACGCAGCGCGCTGATTGCCGGAACTATTCGCGAGAACCTGTCTTTGGCCAGCGATGCCAGTGATGACACAATGTGGCGCGCGCTGCATGCGGTCGCGCTGGACGATGTGATCCGAGAACGCGGCGGGTTGGATGCCCGGCTGAGTGAAACGGGCGCAGGTCTTTCGGGTGGGCAGGCGCGACGTCTGACATTGGCGCGGGCCATTCTGAAATCACCCCGGCTTTTGTTACTGGATGAGCCAACCGAGGGGCTTGATGCCGACACGGCTGAGCGCGTGCTAACGGGTATCCGTGCGGCTTTGCCAAAGGCGGCGATCCTCGCGGCCTTGCACCGAGGCGCCGATCACCCGGTGTTTAGTGGACAAATATCGCTGCGTTAG
- a CDS encoding cytochrome ubiquinol oxidase subunit I — protein MVLDIVELSRLQFAATVMYHFLFVPLTLGLSVIVAIMETVYVMTGRPIWRQMTKFWGMLFGINFALGVATGITMEFQFGMNWSYFSHYVGDIFGAPLALEGLMAFFLEATFVGLFFFGWDKLSKVAHLTVAWLVAIGSNFSALWILIANGWMQNPVGAEFNPETMRMELTSFFDVLFNSVAQAKFVHTVSAGYVTAAVFVLGVSAWYMLKGRHIELARRSITVAASFGLASALSVVLLGDESGYDVSHNQKMKMAAIEGMWETEPAPAPFNLIGFPDQEARETHYTIKIPWVMGLIGTRSLTEVIPGINELVAESKERIRSGIIAYDALMTIREQRSETPPDVRQTFEEHGGNLGYAYLLKRYLDDPRQATEEQIDQAANDTIPHVWPLFWSFRIMVGLGFSFIAVMAYFFWRSSFRGQVYPRWALWGAVIIIPTPWIAAELGWIVAEYGRQPWTVDGVLPTALSVSHLSIADLLLTLAGFMIFYTVLFIVEMGLMLKFIRRGPVEDVEETEIWTARHEHRLRTTDGKDPFATTPAEDAT, from the coding sequence ATGGTTCTCGACATCGTCGAACTGTCTCGCCTGCAATTCGCTGCAACGGTCATGTATCACTTCCTTTTTGTGCCGTTGACGCTGGGCCTGTCGGTGATCGTTGCGATCATGGAGACGGTTTATGTGATGACGGGTCGGCCGATCTGGCGGCAGATGACCAAATTCTGGGGAATGCTGTTCGGGATTAACTTCGCGCTTGGTGTCGCCACCGGAATCACCATGGAATTTCAGTTCGGCATGAACTGGTCCTATTTCAGCCATTACGTCGGCGACATTTTCGGTGCGCCGCTGGCGCTTGAAGGTTTGATGGCCTTTTTCCTCGAGGCAACATTCGTGGGGCTGTTCTTCTTCGGCTGGGATAAGCTGAGCAAGGTTGCCCATCTGACTGTGGCGTGGCTGGTCGCCATCGGGTCGAATTTTTCGGCGCTCTGGATCCTGATCGCCAACGGCTGGATGCAGAACCCGGTGGGCGCTGAATTCAACCCCGAGACGATGCGGATGGAATTGACCAGCTTCTTTGATGTATTGTTCAACTCGGTCGCGCAGGCAAAGTTTGTCCATACAGTTTCCGCAGGTTACGTCACGGCTGCGGTTTTCGTGTTGGGCGTTTCGGCTTGGTACATGCTCAAGGGGCGCCATATTGAACTGGCCCGCCGGTCGATCACGGTGGCGGCGTCGTTCGGCTTGGCTTCGGCCTTGTCGGTGGTGCTTTTGGGCGACGAATCCGGCTATGATGTGTCGCATAACCAGAAAATGAAGATGGCCGCCATTGAGGGCATGTGGGAGACAGAACCCGCCCCCGCGCCTTTCAATCTGATCGGTTTCCCGGATCAGGAGGCGCGCGAGACACATTATACGATCAAGATTCCCTGGGTGATGGGTCTGATCGGGACGCGGTCGTTGACCGAGGTCATCCCTGGGATCAACGAACTTGTCGCGGAATCCAAAGAACGTATCCGATCAGGTATCATCGCCTACGATGCGCTGATGACGATCCGCGAGCAACGCAGCGAAACGCCGCCAGACGTGCGCCAAACCTTCGAGGAGCATGGTGGCAATCTTGGCTACGCCTACCTTCTCAAACGCTATCTGGACGACCCGCGACAAGCTACAGAAGAGCAGATTGATCAAGCGGCTAACGACACGATACCGCACGTATGGCCGCTTTTCTGGTCCTTCCGGATCATGGTCGGCCTTGGCTTTAGTTTCATTGCCGTGATGGCCTATTTCTTCTGGCGGTCCAGCTTTCGCGGCCAAGTCTATCCGCGCTGGGCGCTGTGGGGGGCGGTTATCATCATTCCGACCCCGTGGATCGCCGCCGAGCTGGGATGGATCGTGGCGGAATATGGTCGCCAGCCGTGGACGGTGGACGGGGTGCTGCCGACGGCACTATCGGTCAGTCACCTGTCGATTGCCGATTTGCTGCTGACGCTGGCGGGGTTCATGATCTTCTACACGGTGCTGTTCATTGTCGAGATGGGGCTGATGCTGAAATTTATCCGTCGAGGCCCGGTGGAGGATGTTGAAGAAACCGAAATCTGGACCGCGCGGCATGAGCACCGCTTGCGCACCACCGACGGCAAAGACCCCTTTGCCACAACACCTGCGGAGGACGCGACATGA
- the cydB gene encoding cytochrome d ubiquinol oxidase subunit II: MILYELISYDVLRVIWWLLLGVLLIGFALSDGFDMGVGVLLPFVGKTDVERRIAINTIGPVWEGNQVWFILGGGAIFAAWPPLYAVSFSGFYLAMFAILAALIVRPVAFKYRSKRESATWRSTWDWALFAGGAVPALIFGVAVGNVLQGVPFELTPDLFARYEGAFYAKFAGLLNPFALLAGLVSLAMLTTHGAAWLSFKAEGPVAARARDIGTWSGVATIVGYALAGIWLATGISGYALTSAVVANGPSNPLYSEVVRSDTWLSAYALRPWIALAPAMGFLGMVMAVLGLRAGREGTTLLWSKLGIFGAISSVGLTMFPFILPSSLDPRSSLTVWDASSSHQTLFVMLVATVIFMPIILAYTAWVYKVLWGKVTEADVAHSGSAY; encoded by the coding sequence ATGATTCTCTATGAGCTGATATCTTATGATGTGTTGCGTGTGATCTGGTGGCTGTTGCTGGGCGTTCTGCTGATCGGCTTTGCACTGAGCGACGGGTTCGACATGGGGGTGGGCGTGTTGCTGCCGTTTGTCGGGAAAACCGATGTTGAGCGCCGCATCGCCATCAATACGATCGGCCCGGTCTGGGAAGGTAATCAGGTCTGGTTCATCCTTGGTGGCGGTGCGATCTTTGCCGCCTGGCCACCGCTTTACGCAGTCAGTTTCTCGGGTTTCTACCTTGCGATGTTCGCCATACTTGCTGCGCTGATCGTGCGACCGGTCGCATTCAAGTATCGCTCCAAACGCGAGTCTGCAACGTGGCGCTCGACTTGGGATTGGGCGCTTTTCGCCGGGGGCGCGGTGCCTGCGTTGATCTTCGGGGTCGCGGTGGGCAACGTGTTACAGGGTGTGCCGTTTGAGCTCACTCCAGACCTTTTCGCCCGTTATGAGGGCGCGTTCTATGCCAAGTTCGCCGGGCTGCTGAACCCCTTTGCCCTGTTGGCAGGGCTGGTGTCTCTGGCCATGCTCACCACCCACGGCGCCGCCTGGCTGTCGTTCAAGGCCGAAGGCCCGGTGGCGGCGCGGGCGCGGGATATCGGCACCTGGTCCGGCGTTGCAACCATAGTCGGATATGCGCTGGCCGGCATTTGGCTTGCCACCGGGATAAGTGGTTATGCTTTGACGAGCGCGGTCGTGGCGAATGGACCGTCAAACCCGCTTTATTCAGAGGTGGTCCGCTCTGACACCTGGCTATCCGCATATGCGCTGCGCCCATGGATTGCGCTGGCACCTGCCATGGGTTTTCTCGGCATGGTGATGGCTGTGCTCGGCCTGCGCGCCGGGCGTGAGGGCACGACGCTGCTCTGGTCCAAGCTGGGAATTTTCGGCGCGATCTCCTCGGTCGGGCTGACGATGTTTCCCTTTATCCTGCCGTCGTCGCTTGATCCGCGCTCGTCGTTGACGGTGTGGGACGCTTCATCCTCGCACCAGACCCTGTTCGTGATGCTGGTGGCAACGGTGATCTTCATGCCGATCATCCTCGCCTATACGGCCTGGGTCTACAAAGTGCTTTGGGGCAAGGTCACCGAAGCGGATGTAGCCCATTCCGGCTCCGCCTACTAA
- the cydX gene encoding cytochrome bd-I oxidase subunit CydX produces MWYFAWILGLPLAAVFAVVNAMWLEMQHDRALWEEDDPGLETKPR; encoded by the coding sequence ATGTGGTATTTTGCCTGGATTCTCGGCCTGCCGCTGGCGGCGGTATTTGCAGTCGTCAATGCGATGTGGCTTGAGATGCAACACGACCGCGCACTGTGGGAAGAGGACGATCCGGGCCTGGAAACCAAGCCGCGCTAA
- a CDS encoding helix-turn-helix domain-containing protein has protein sequence MNRLVRSRPDAQSNPANLKDMSSTLIRGLEVLSAFRGIQETLSNSELADRLDLPRPTITRLCNTLSHAGYLTKVKAGTFRLSLRVLELAYPVLASMSFRQRALSVMREFAEFTGGAVSIATMHGPDLIFVQTVNLSDAMLHSPEIGATGPLFKSAMGRALLSMLDEEEFAAKDAEISATYPEEWETFKPRVQEGIEHCRAHGFVVALGDWRTGYYGAASPIKKLKSGLLVAINCGVPEHKISAEDFTEVMGSKIAASAGVLRGLFAEL, from the coding sequence ATGAACCGCTTAGTGAGATCAAGACCCGACGCCCAAAGTAACCCCGCCAACCTCAAGGACATGTCCAGTACCTTGATCCGCGGGCTGGAAGTGTTGTCCGCGTTTCGCGGTATTCAGGAAACCCTTTCAAACAGTGAGTTGGCAGACAGGCTTGATCTCCCTCGACCAACAATCACCAGACTTTGCAATACCTTATCTCACGCCGGGTATCTGACAAAAGTGAAGGCGGGGACTTTTCGGCTTAGCTTGCGTGTTCTCGAACTGGCATACCCGGTGTTGGCATCCATGTCTTTCCGACAGCGAGCTTTGTCGGTGATGCGCGAATTTGCCGAATTTACCGGCGGCGCGGTCTCCATTGCAACCATGCACGGCCCGGATCTCATCTTTGTGCAGACTGTAAACCTTTCTGATGCGATGCTGCACAGCCCGGAAATCGGCGCGACGGGACCGTTGTTTAAATCGGCCATGGGGCGCGCATTGCTGTCGATGCTGGATGAGGAAGAATTTGCGGCCAAGGACGCCGAAATCTCTGCCACATATCCGGAAGAGTGGGAGACCTTCAAGCCAAGGGTTCAGGAGGGTATCGAGCATTGCCGCGCGCATGGTTTCGTCGTTGCCTTGGGTGACTGGCGCACCGGATACTACGGGGCTGCTTCGCCGATCAAGAAATTGAAGAGTGGCCTCTTGGTTGCGATCAACTGCGGCGTTCCCGAACACAAGATCTCGGCTGAAGACTTCACCGAAGTGATGGGGAGCAAAATCGCAGCGTCGGCGGGAGTCCTGCGCGGCCTTTTCGCAGAGCTTTGA